The following are encoded together in the Equus quagga isolate Etosha38 chromosome 1, UCLA_HA_Equagga_1.0, whole genome shotgun sequence genome:
- the LOC124249367 gene encoding olfactory receptor 6C74-like — MRNHTMVTTFILLGLTDDPNWQIVIFLFLFLTYLLSIMGNLIIILLSLLDSHLNTPMYFFLRNFSFLEVSLTSACIPRFLVSIVTMDKTISYDACLTQLFFIIFLGVSEFFLLAAMSYDRYVAICKPLHYATIMSNRVCTQLVLTSWLAGLLTVSPGLIMGLRLEFCDASTIDHFACDYSPLLKLSCTDTQVIELLSFILATVTLLITLALVLLSYANIMRTILKIPSAQQKKKAFSTCSSHMIVVSISYGSCIFMYIKPSAEERVALNKGVAVLTTSVAPVLNPFIYTLRNKQVKQALKDTVKKRIFTTFKK; from the coding sequence ATGAGAAACCATACAATGGTGACGACATTCATTCTTCTAGGACTGACAGATGACCCAAACTGGCaaattgtaattttcctttttctatttctaacgtatttattgagtattatgGGAAATCTGATCATtatcctcctctccctgctggaTTCCCACCTCAACAcacccatgtatttcttccttcggaatttttcctttttagaagtATCCTTGACATCTGCCTGCATCCCCAGGTTCCTGGTCAGCATAGTGACTATGGATAAAACAATTTCCTATGATGCTTGTCTGACACAGttgttttttatcattttcttgggTGTATCAGAGTTTTTCCTGTTGGCTGCCAtgtcctatgaccgctatgtggccatctgcaaacccctTCATTATGCGACCATTATGAGCAACAGAGTCTGCACCCAACTAGTTCTCACTTCTTGGTTAGCTGGGTTATTAACAGTCTCTCCTGGACTTATCATGGGCCTGAGGTTGGAATTCTGCGATGCCAGTACTATTGACCACTTTGCCTGTGACTATTCCCCTCTCCTCAAACTCTCCTGCACAGACACCCAAGTCATAGAACtgttaagttttattttagcCACTGTCACACTCCTGATTACATTGGCACTGGTATTGCTCTCCTATGCAAATATCATGAGAACAATTCTGAAGATCCCTTCTGCCCAGCAGAAGAAGAAGGCTTTCTCTACTTGTTCCTCCCACATGATTGTTGTCTCTATCTCCTATGGCAgctgtatttttatgtatattaaacCTTCTGCAGAGGAAAGGGTAGCTTTAAACAAGGGAGTAGCAGTACTCACTACCTCAGTTGCACCTGTATTAAATCCTTTTATATATACGctaagaaataaacaagtgaaacaaGCCCTGAAGGATACAGTTAAAAAACGCATCtttactacttttaaaaaatag